Proteins co-encoded in one Bacillus paramycoides genomic window:
- a CDS encoding SMC family ATPase — MRPIQLIMTAFGPYKQKEVIDFDDLGEHRIFAISGNTGAGKTTIFDAICYVLYGEASGEERSDTSMLRSQFADDNVYTSVELTFQLKGKRYEIKRQLGHKKQGNKTITGHAVELYEVIDDEQVPAVDRFHVTDVNKKVEDLIGLSKHQFSQIVMLPQGEFRKLLTSETENKEEILRRIFKTDRYKLMRELLDQKRKQWKDVLQEKQKERELYFRNVFKLPIRDGSLLETLFEQDHVNTHQVVEALEQETAAYKAEVEQLQVEQDVQTKQLKDAEIRFHAAKSVNEKFIDLQQKNEKYNTLQENRTVIEMKETSFKRAEQAKRLLPFEQWYVEAMQNEQKVESLLKQIIAKKENITKSFELAQEKYEEVKNKELERENAKKLVQRLEELQLIIASLAEKQLNLQNAEVQVGKLKESMQNLEKQLEVHTNHKQLMSDELQQLERALEQYVAKVEELTNMREDAKVLKQAYDVWQEKQKFEKEKEAAYNNMQLAVNAYENMERRWLSEQAGILALHLHDGESCPVCGSTNHPKKATEQSDAIDEKELNDLRDKKNIAEKLHVQVEEKWNFYHLQYEQVIEEVKKRGYRSEELAETYSALVQKGKQLATEVNTLKASEETRKQIAVKIKGVEEKVDALQKQKREVETEQHRTEMECMQLRTSYEHDKKNIPESLQTVQAWKIQFDQAVHELKLMEDEWKKVQEVYQHWQNENIRIQAEQEGASNQFESTKLKKEETFARFMKELEQSGFTDQSTYKEAKLSNAEMDMLQNEIQSYYSSLEVLAKQIEELRAELKDKEYMDITALGEHIKDLEINLDIIKEKRQRAQNAVTYISDLHENIRRIDEQIHEEEKAFQELVDLYEVMKGDNESRISFERYILIEYLEQIVQIANERLRKLSNGQFYLKRSERVEKRNRQSGLGLDVYDAYTGQTRDVKTLSGGEKFNASLCLALGMADVIQAYEGGISIETMFIDEGFGSLDEESLTKAVDALIDLQKSGRFIGVISHVQELKNAMPAVLEVTKQKDGCSQTRFVVK, encoded by the coding sequence ATGAGACCGATTCAGCTTATTATGACGGCATTTGGCCCATATAAACAGAAAGAAGTAATCGATTTTGATGATCTTGGAGAGCATCGTATTTTCGCCATTTCTGGGAATACGGGAGCTGGAAAGACAACGATTTTTGATGCGATTTGTTATGTATTATATGGTGAAGCAAGTGGAGAAGAACGTAGTGATACGAGCATGCTTCGTAGTCAATTTGCTGATGATAACGTGTATACAAGTGTAGAACTAACCTTTCAGCTAAAAGGGAAGCGTTATGAAATAAAACGCCAACTTGGACATAAAAAACAAGGGAACAAGACGATTACGGGACATGCAGTAGAATTATATGAAGTGATTGATGATGAGCAGGTTCCAGCTGTTGATCGTTTCCATGTAACGGATGTAAATAAAAAAGTGGAAGATTTAATTGGTTTAAGTAAACATCAGTTTAGCCAAATTGTAATGTTACCACAAGGGGAATTCCGAAAATTATTAACATCTGAAACAGAAAACAAAGAAGAAATTTTGCGTCGTATTTTTAAAACAGATCGTTATAAGTTAATGCGTGAGTTACTTGATCAAAAACGAAAACAATGGAAAGACGTCTTACAAGAAAAACAGAAAGAGCGAGAGTTATATTTCCGTAATGTTTTTAAATTACCAATTCGTGATGGATCATTATTAGAGACATTATTCGAACAAGACCATGTAAATACGCATCAAGTAGTAGAGGCATTAGAACAAGAGACAGCTGCGTATAAGGCAGAGGTGGAGCAATTACAAGTAGAACAAGATGTTCAAACGAAGCAATTAAAGGATGCTGAAATACGTTTTCATGCAGCGAAATCTGTAAATGAGAAATTTATAGATTTACAACAAAAGAATGAGAAATATAATACTTTACAAGAAAACCGTACAGTGATTGAAATGAAAGAAACATCTTTTAAACGTGCGGAACAAGCGAAGCGCTTATTACCATTTGAACAGTGGTACGTAGAGGCAATGCAAAACGAGCAGAAGGTTGAAAGTTTGTTAAAACAAATAATCGCCAAAAAAGAAAATATAACGAAGAGCTTCGAGCTTGCTCAGGAGAAATATGAAGAGGTAAAGAATAAAGAACTTGAGAGAGAAAATGCAAAAAAACTCGTTCAAAGATTAGAAGAGTTACAACTGATTATTGCATCATTAGCTGAGAAACAATTGAATTTACAAAATGCAGAAGTTCAAGTAGGGAAATTAAAAGAAAGTATGCAAAACTTAGAAAAACAATTAGAAGTGCATACAAATCATAAACAGCTAATGTCTGATGAATTGCAGCAATTAGAACGAGCACTGGAACAATATGTAGCTAAAGTAGAAGAACTAACGAATATGCGAGAAGATGCAAAAGTTTTAAAGCAAGCATATGATGTTTGGCAAGAAAAACAAAAATTCGAGAAAGAAAAAGAAGCGGCATATAATAACATGCAATTGGCAGTGAACGCATATGAAAATATGGAACGTCGCTGGTTAAGTGAACAAGCTGGTATATTAGCTCTTCATTTACATGATGGTGAATCTTGTCCAGTATGTGGTAGCACGAACCATCCGAAAAAAGCTACAGAGCAAAGTGATGCGATTGACGAAAAAGAGTTAAATGATTTAAGAGATAAGAAGAACATTGCTGAAAAATTACATGTGCAAGTAGAGGAGAAATGGAATTTCTATCATCTTCAATATGAGCAAGTAATAGAAGAGGTTAAGAAGCGAGGCTATCGCTCAGAAGAATTAGCTGAAACATATAGTGCGCTTGTTCAAAAAGGAAAACAATTAGCAACTGAAGTGAATACGTTAAAAGCTAGTGAAGAAACGCGTAAGCAAATAGCTGTGAAAATAAAAGGCGTAGAAGAAAAAGTAGATGCACTTCAGAAACAAAAACGTGAGGTAGAAACAGAGCAGCACCGTACAGAAATGGAGTGTATGCAACTTCGTACGTCATATGAACATGATAAGAAAAATATTCCTGAAAGCTTACAAACAGTACAAGCTTGGAAAATCCAGTTTGACCAAGCTGTGCATGAACTCAAGTTAATGGAAGACGAATGGAAGAAAGTGCAGGAAGTGTATCAACATTGGCAAAATGAAAATATACGTATTCAAGCAGAACAAGAAGGTGCTTCAAATCAATTTGAAAGTACAAAATTAAAGAAAGAAGAGACCTTTGCGCGCTTTATGAAAGAGCTTGAGCAGAGCGGATTTACAGATCAATCCACGTATAAAGAGGCCAAATTAAGTAATGCTGAGATGGATATGTTACAAAATGAAATTCAAAGCTATTATTCATCTCTTGAAGTACTTGCAAAACAAATTGAAGAGTTACGTGCTGAATTAAAAGATAAAGAGTATATGGATATTACAGCGTTAGGTGAACATATAAAAGATTTAGAAATCAATCTTGATATCATTAAAGAAAAACGTCAACGTGCGCAAAATGCGGTAACATATATTTCTGATTTACATGAAAATATTAGGCGTATTGATGAACAAATTCATGAGGAAGAAAAAGCTTTCCAGGAACTTGTTGACTTATATGAAGTAATGAAAGGCGATAACGAAAGCCGTATATCATTTGAACGTTACATCTTAATTGAGTATTTAGAACAAATTGTTCAAATTGCAAACGAACGATTACGTAAATTATCAAATGGACAATTTTATTTAAAACGAAGTGAACGAGTTGAAAAGAGAAATCGTCAAAGTGGATTAGGCTTAGATGTATACGACGCATATACTGGCCAAACACGCGATGTGAAAACATTATCTGGTGGCGAGAAATTTAATGCATCACTTTGTTTAGCACTCGGAATGGCAGACGTCATTCAAGCATATGAAGGCGGTATTTCCATCGAAACGATGTTTATCGACGAAGGATTCGGTTCATTAGATGAGGAGTCATTAACAAAAGCAGTTGACGCCTTAATTGACTTACAAAAATCAGGCCGATTTATCGGTGTCATTTCACACGTACAAGAGCTGAAAAACGCAATGCCAGCTGTATTAGAGGTAACGAAGCAGAAGGATGGGTGTAGTCAGACGAGGTTTGTGGTGAAGTAA
- a CDS encoding ArsR/SmtB family transcription factor, with the protein MTTYTSEMRKSLVSEEDVDILKIMAHPIRLQIVNELSTRKTCNVTQLTELLNIPQSTVSQHLSKMKGKVLRAERRGLEIYYHINNLKASKIVSVLGYIN; encoded by the coding sequence ATGACAACATATACGAGTGAAATGAGAAAAAGTTTAGTTTCAGAAGAAGATGTAGATATTTTAAAAATTATGGCGCACCCAATCCGATTACAAATTGTAAATGAATTAAGTACGAGAAAAACTTGTAATGTAACTCAATTAACAGAATTACTAAATATTCCACAGTCGACTGTTTCGCAACATTTATCAAAAATGAAGGGCAAAGTGTTACGAGCTGAGCGAAGAGGTTTAGAAATTTATTATCACATTAATAATTTAAAAGCGAGTAAGATTGTAAGTGTTTTAGGATATATAAATTAA
- a CDS encoding YkvS family protein, translating into MKANVGDTILFQRNNLKITGSVLKLYTESVLVEVTDVSGGTFEFDRTIVNHKNYKILNTNT; encoded by the coding sequence ATGAAAGCAAACGTAGGGGATACTATACTTTTTCAACGAAATAATTTAAAGATTACAGGATCTGTACTAAAACTTTATACTGAATCGGTCTTAGTTGAAGTTACAGATGTAAGCGGTGGTACTTTTGAATTTGATCGAACCATTGTAAATCATAAAAACTATAAAATTTTAAATACGAATACATAA
- a CDS encoding L-lactate MFS transporter — MKKSNVNPWLVVLGTVIVQMGLGTIYTWSLFNQPLVSKYGWSLNAVAITFSITSLSLAFSTLFASKLQEKWGLRKLIMIAGLALGLGLVLSSQASSLILLYVLAGVVVGYADGTAYITSLSNLIKWFPERKGLIAGISVSAYGSGSLIFKYVNAQLIESVGVSQAFIYWGLIVTAMIVLGACLIHQAADQVAVHETKTHEYTTKEMLRTKQVYLLFIMLFTSCMSGLYLIGMVKDIGVQLVGLSAATAANAVAMVAIFNTLGRIILGPLSDKIGRLKIVTGTFVVMASSVLVLSFVDLNYGIYFVCVASVAFCFGGNITIFPAIVGDFFGMKNHSKNYGIVYQGFGFGALAGSFIGALLGGFKPTFMVIGVLCVISFIIAILIQAPKQTKEQEEEYRSVA, encoded by the coding sequence ATGAAAAAATCAAATGTTAATCCATGGCTAGTTGTCCTTGGCACAGTCATCGTACAAATGGGGCTTGGAACAATATATACATGGAGTTTATTCAATCAGCCTTTAGTTAGCAAATACGGTTGGAGTCTTAACGCAGTTGCTATAACTTTCTCAATTACTAGTCTTTCCTTAGCATTTTCAACTTTATTTGCAAGTAAATTGCAAGAAAAATGGGGACTTCGTAAGCTTATTATGATAGCTGGACTAGCATTAGGACTAGGATTAGTACTTAGTTCACAAGCTTCCTCATTAATTTTGCTTTATGTACTAGCAGGAGTTGTTGTAGGTTATGCAGATGGTACAGCATATATCACTTCATTATCTAATTTAATAAAGTGGTTTCCAGAGCGTAAAGGTTTGATTGCTGGAATTTCTGTCTCTGCATACGGTTCAGGTAGTTTAATCTTTAAATACGTTAACGCACAGTTAATTGAATCAGTTGGTGTATCCCAAGCATTTATATACTGGGGTTTAATTGTTACAGCTATGATTGTCCTTGGAGCTTGTTTAATCCATCAAGCTGCTGATCAAGTTGCAGTTCATGAAACAAAAACTCATGAGTATACAACGAAAGAAATGTTACGTACAAAACAAGTATACTTATTATTTATTATGTTATTTACATCATGTATGAGTGGCTTATACTTAATTGGTATGGTAAAAGACATTGGTGTTCAACTTGTAGGGCTTAGCGCAGCGACAGCAGCTAATGCGGTTGCTATGGTTGCAATCTTCAATACGTTAGGTCGTATAATTTTAGGACCGTTATCAGATAAAATCGGCCGTTTAAAAATCGTTACTGGTACTTTTGTTGTTATGGCGAGTTCAGTCTTAGTTTTAAGTTTCGTAGATTTAAATTATGGTATCTACTTTGTATGTGTAGCAAGTGTAGCGTTTTGCTTTGGTGGAAATATCACTATTTTCCCAGCTATTGTTGGTGATTTCTTCGGTATGAAAAACCATAGTAAGAACTACGGTATTGTGTATCAAGGATTTGGATTTGGAGCACTTGCAGGTTCCTTTATCGGTGCACTTCTAGGTGGATTCAAGCCAACATTCATGGTAATCGGCGTTTTATGTGTCATATCATTTATTATCGCAATTTTAATTCAAGCACCTAAGCAGACAAAAGAACAAGAAGAAGAGTATCGCAGCGTAGCATAA
- the dhbA gene encoding 2,3-dihydro-2,3-dihydroxybenzoate dehydrogenase: protein MNLGEFDGKTVLVTGAAQGIGSVVAKMFLERGATVIAVDQNEKGLNELLNEIHMKTFCLDVSDSTAVEQMVNDIENEIAPIDILVNVAGILRMGAIHSLSDEDWNKTFSVNSTGVFYMSRAVSKYMMQRKSGAIVTVGSNAANTPRMEMAAYAASKAATTMFMKCLGLELAAYNIRCNLVSPGSTETEMQRLLWADENGAKNIIAGTQSTYRLGIPLQKIAHPSEIAEAVLFLASDKASHITMHNLCVDGGATLGV from the coding sequence ATGAACTTAGGGGAATTTGATGGGAAAACGGTTTTAGTAACAGGTGCAGCCCAAGGTATAGGTAGTGTTGTTGCCAAAATGTTTTTAGAAAGAGGAGCTACAGTTATTGCGGTTGATCAAAATGAAAAGGGATTAAACGAACTCTTAAATGAAATACATATGAAAACGTTTTGCTTAGATGTGAGTGATAGTACCGCAGTTGAACAGATGGTAAATGATATTGAAAATGAAATAGCACCGATAGATATATTAGTAAATGTTGCAGGGATTTTACGTATGGGAGCGATTCACTCTTTAAGTGATGAAGATTGGAATAAAACATTCTCTGTAAATTCTACAGGCGTTTTCTATATGTCCCGAGCAGTAAGTAAATATATGATGCAAAGAAAGTCAGGGGCAATTGTTACAGTTGGTTCAAATGCAGCAAATACTCCGAGAATGGAGATGGCTGCGTATGCTGCATCAAAAGCTGCAACGACGATGTTTATGAAGTGTTTAGGATTAGAACTTGCAGCGTACAACATTCGTTGTAACTTAGTTTCTCCAGGTTCAACTGAAACTGAAATGCAAAGGTTACTATGGGCTGATGAGAATGGCGCAAAAAATATAATAGCAGGTACTCAAAGTACATATAGACTCGGTATACCGTTACAAAAAATTGCACATCCTTCAGAAATTGCTGAAGCGGTATTGTTTTTAGCTTCAGATAAAGCGAGTCATATTACAATGCACAATTTATGTGTCGATGGCGGAGCTACATTAGGAGTTTAA
- the dhbC gene encoding isochorismate synthase DhbC → MNEFTAVKELSEKLLEDYKTESSFFFASPTRTILTEGEFTTVKHCEIESFPELVQAVLSNAKQAGNPNPIVVGALPFDRRKEVQLIVPEYSRISERLQLDTTNKLEINENLTFEMTPVPESEVYMNGVKQGIEKIQDGDLKKIVLSRSLDVKSSEKIDKQKLLRELAEHNKHGYTFAVNLPKDEKENSKTLIGASPELLVSRNGMQVISNPLAGSRPRSDNPVEDKRRAEELLSSPKDLHEHAVVVEAVAAALRPYCHTLHVPEKPSVIHSEAMWHLSTEVKGELKDPNTTSLELAIALHPTPAVCGTPMEEAREAIQKIEPFDREFFTGMLGWSDLNGDGEWIVTIRCAEVQENTLRLFAGAGVVAESKPEDELAETSAKFQTMLKALGLSDNSLNEK, encoded by the coding sequence ATGAATGAATTTACGGCTGTAAAGGAACTGTCAGAAAAATTACTAGAAGATTATAAGACTGAATCTTCATTCTTTTTCGCTTCACCAACGCGAACAATATTGACAGAAGGAGAGTTTACGACAGTAAAGCATTGTGAAATTGAAAGTTTTCCAGAGCTTGTGCAAGCAGTATTAAGCAATGCAAAACAAGCAGGAAATCCGAATCCTATCGTTGTCGGTGCCTTGCCATTTGATCGTAGAAAAGAAGTTCAACTTATCGTACCAGAATATAGTAGAATATCTGAACGTTTACAATTAGATACAACAAATAAGCTTGAAATAAATGAGAACTTAACATTTGAAATGACACCTGTACCAGAATCTGAAGTGTATATGAATGGTGTGAAGCAGGGAATTGAAAAAATACAGGACGGGGATTTAAAGAAAATCGTTCTATCCAGATCGTTAGATGTTAAATCTTCTGAAAAGATTGATAAGCAAAAACTTCTTCGAGAATTAGCAGAGCATAATAAGCACGGTTATACATTTGCTGTGAATTTACCGAAAGATGAAAAGGAGAATAGTAAGACGTTAATTGGAGCAAGCCCTGAGTTACTCGTTTCACGTAACGGTATGCAAGTTATTTCTAATCCGTTAGCTGGTTCAAGACCACGAAGTGATAATCCAGTAGAAGATAAAAGAAGAGCAGAGGAATTACTTTCTTCTCCAAAAGATTTACATGAACATGCAGTAGTAGTAGAAGCAGTTGCTGCAGCGCTTCGTCCGTACTGTCATACATTACATGTTCCGGAAAAGCCATCCGTTATTCATAGTGAAGCGATGTGGCATTTATCTACTGAAGTGAAAGGTGAACTAAAGGATCCAAATACTACTTCTTTGGAATTAGCAATTGCTCTTCACCCTACGCCAGCAGTTTGTGGAACGCCGATGGAAGAAGCAAGAGAGGCGATTCAAAAAATTGAGCCATTTGACCGTGAATTCTTTACAGGCATGCTAGGGTGGAGCGATTTAAATGGGGACGGTGAATGGATTGTTACAATTCGCTGTGCTGAAGTGCAAGAAAATACACTCCGATTATTTGCAGGAGCGGGAGTTGTTGCTGAATCAAAACCAGAAGATGAGTTAGCAGAAACATCAGCTAAGTTCCAAACAATGCTGAAGGCTCTAGGGTTAAGTGATAATTCACTGAATGAAAAATAG
- a CDS encoding (2,3-dihydroxybenzoyl)adenylate synthase — protein sequence MLTGYTKWPKEFADRYRGEGCWLGETFGGMLRERAEKYGDQIAVVSGNTHITYSELDKKVDRLASGLLNLGIKQEDRVVIQLPNVIEFFEVCFALFRIGALPVFALPSHRSSEISYFCEFGEASAYVISDKALGFDYRKLAREVKEKVPTLQHVIVVGEEEEFLNINDLYIDSVPLPDVQPSDVAFLQLSGGTTGLSKLIPRTHDDYIYSLRVSAEICNLNTESVYMAVLPVAHNYPMSSPGTFGTFYAGGKVVLATGGSPDEAFALIEKEKVTITALVPPLAMIWLDAASSRNNDLSSLEVIQVGGAKFSAEVAKRIRPTFGCTLQQVFGMAEGLVNYTRLNDPEEIIIHTQGRPMSTLDEVRVVDENDHDVKPGEVGSLLTRGPYTIRGYYKAEEHNARSFTKDGFYRTGDLVKVNEQGYIIVEGRDKDQINRGGEKVAAEEVENHLLAHDAVHDVAIVSMPDDYLGERTCAFVIARGQAPTVSELKMFLRERGIAAYKIPDRIEFIEAFPQTGVGKVSKKELRKVIAEKLITVKR from the coding sequence ATGTTAACAGGTTATACAAAGTGGCCAAAAGAATTTGCTGATCGTTATCGAGGAGAAGGGTGTTGGCTTGGTGAAACATTTGGCGGGATGTTAAGAGAGCGGGCTGAAAAATATGGCGATCAAATTGCAGTTGTAAGTGGTAATACGCATATTACGTATAGTGAGCTTGATAAAAAAGTAGATCGCTTAGCTTCAGGTTTACTGAATTTAGGAATAAAGCAAGAGGATCGAGTTGTAATCCAGCTACCTAACGTTATTGAGTTTTTCGAAGTATGTTTTGCGCTATTTCGAATTGGGGCACTTCCTGTTTTTGCATTACCTTCACATCGAAGCAGTGAAATTAGTTATTTTTGTGAGTTTGGTGAGGCGAGTGCTTACGTTATATCAGATAAGGCTCTCGGTTTTGATTATCGAAAACTAGCAAGAGAAGTGAAAGAGAAAGTGCCAACTTTACAACATGTAATTGTAGTGGGAGAAGAAGAAGAGTTTCTCAACATAAATGATCTATATATAGATTCCGTTCCATTACCAGACGTTCAGCCAAGTGATGTTGCGTTTCTCCAATTATCAGGAGGGACAACGGGACTTTCTAAATTAATTCCTCGAACACATGATGATTATATTTATAGTTTACGTGTTAGTGCTGAAATTTGTAATTTGAATACAGAGAGCGTCTATATGGCAGTTCTTCCAGTAGCGCATAATTACCCGATGAGTTCTCCTGGAACATTTGGAACTTTCTATGCGGGTGGAAAAGTTGTGCTGGCAACTGGAGGTAGTCCAGATGAGGCATTTGCACTTATTGAAAAAGAAAAAGTTACGATTACTGCTCTCGTTCCACCATTAGCAATGATATGGCTTGATGCTGCATCTTCTCGTAATAATGATTTATCGAGCCTAGAAGTGATTCAAGTAGGTGGTGCGAAATTTAGCGCTGAGGTTGCAAAACGTATACGCCCTACATTTGGATGTACGTTACAGCAAGTATTCGGTATGGCAGAAGGTTTAGTAAATTACACAAGATTAAATGATCCTGAAGAAATTATTATTCATACGCAAGGTAGACCGATGTCTACATTGGATGAAGTAAGGGTTGTTGATGAGAATGACCACGATGTAAAACCTGGTGAGGTAGGTAGTTTATTAACGCGAGGGCCATATACAATTCGTGGTTATTATAAAGCAGAAGAGCATAATGCACGATCATTTACAAAGGATGGATTTTATCGCACAGGTGATCTTGTAAAAGTAAATGAACAAGGTTACATCATAGTAGAAGGAAGAGATAAAGATCAAATTAACCGTGGTGGTGAGAAAGTTGCTGCGGAAGAAGTGGAAAATCATTTATTAGCACATGATGCAGTACATGATGTAGCAATTGTATCGATGCCGGACGATTATTTAGGAGAACGTACTTGTGCATTTGTAATAGCTCGCGGACAAGCTCCGACTGTAAGTGAATTAAAAATGTTTTTAAGAGAACGCGGTATAGCAGCTTATAAGATTCCAGATCGAATTGAATTTATTGAAGCATTTCCGCAAACAGGTGTTGGAAAGGTAAGCAAAAAAGAGTTACGTAAAGTTATTGCTGAAAAACTTATTACGGTAAAACGATAA
- a CDS encoding isochorismatase family protein yields the protein MAIPSISVYKMPVESELPKNKVNWTPDPTRAVLLIHDMQEYFLDAYSDKESPKVELISNIKVIREKCKELGIPVVYTAQPGGQTLEQRGLLQDFWGDGIPAGPDKKKIVDELSPNEDDIFLTKWRYSAFKKTNLLEILNEQGKDQLIICGIYAHIGCLLTACEAFMEGIEPFFVADAVADFSLEHHKQALAYASNRCAVTTSTNLLLKDLQSAKGDESEGITLQEVHELVAQLLREPVESIETDEDLLNRGLDSVRIMSLVEKWRREGKEITFADLAENPTVVDWYHLLSPQTEHVL from the coding sequence ATGGCTATCCCATCTATTTCAGTATACAAAATGCCAGTTGAATCCGAACTACCAAAAAATAAAGTGAACTGGACGCCAGATCCAACACGTGCGGTTCTTTTAATCCATGACATGCAAGAATATTTTCTTGATGCATATAGCGATAAAGAATCGCCAAAAGTAGAACTCATTTCAAATATTAAGGTAATAAGAGAAAAATGTAAGGAACTTGGTATACCAGTTGTTTATACAGCACAACCAGGTGGACAAACACTAGAACAACGAGGATTATTACAAGACTTCTGGGGTGACGGTATTCCTGCTGGACCAGATAAAAAGAAGATTGTCGATGAACTTTCTCCTAATGAGGATGATATATTCTTAACAAAATGGAGATATAGTGCATTTAAAAAGACAAATCTATTAGAAATTTTAAATGAACAGGGAAAAGATCAACTTATTATTTGCGGTATTTATGCGCATATTGGCTGCCTATTAACAGCTTGTGAAGCGTTTATGGAAGGTATAGAGCCGTTCTTTGTAGCAGATGCTGTTGCTGATTTTTCACTAGAGCATCATAAACAAGCGTTAGCGTATGCATCTAATAGATGTGCAGTAACGACATCAACCAACTTACTGTTAAAAGATTTACAAAGTGCAAAAGGTGATGAGAGTGAAGGAATCACTTTACAGGAAGTACATGAACTAGTTGCACAATTACTTCGTGAACCAGTAGAAAGTATTGAGACGGATGAAGACTTATTAAATAGAGGACTTGATTCGGTCAGAATTATGAGTTTAGTAGAGAAATGGCGTCGCGAAGGAAAAGAAATCACTTTTGCGGATTTAGCAGAGAACCCAACGGTTGTTGATTGGTACCACTTACTATCTCCGCAAACAGAACATGTACTTTAA